In Prionailurus viverrinus isolate Anna chromosome D1, UM_Priviv_1.0, whole genome shotgun sequence, the DNA window ttttaatttaacgcttcatgtttaaaaatgaaaacttaatgcCATTCTtgagataaaattatttctatcaaTGTATGTATCAGAAACACATTCGCCAAATTTTAAATCTTGACTATTTCTGAGTGATGAAATTATGGgtgatttattttcatctttgaacTTGTTAAatctaattaattattttatgatgAGCATGTcagattttttgaaaaacaagaacTATTACCCTTTtttgggggaagagaaaagagaaagagagacatggtGGGATGAGAGAAGGAAAACTACATCATCCTCTAGTTAACAAGCAGGGCCagctaaaaatgaaagaaaggacagcATTCACCTCAGGGATGGGGGAGTTCAGCCCAGGAATTTTCAGGTTGGGGTATGACGGGGGTGGTCCATATCGCTGCATGGCAATCAGCCACGGGGGGGGGACCTTGTGGGCATTCTGCAGGAAAAAGAGAACAGGATATCATCTGCCCAACCCTGTCCTTTGTCTCCCTTCTGTCCTAATTCCCACCCTCCTCTTGGCTTCCCCAGTCAAGGTAACTGGCACTCACTGGTCCTACTGGCATCCCCAAGGAAATCCTCAGCTCATCAGACAGATCTCCTGGCTTCTTCTCCTTCAGTCGTGTTTCAAACTCCTTCCCCTGAGAAAAAAAGCAGAGCACGCTGTATTATCAATGCCAGACACACACCGGGAGTTCAATGGCAAGAGGACAAGAGAACAAAGATGAGAAGTCCCAATCCACACCAGATACAAAATCCCACTGAGGGCTGCTTAGTGCCTGTCGATTCTCGGCACTCCTTTCCCTGGCTAACGTAGGAAAAAGAAAggccaggaaggaggggagaaccAAGATTTCCAGTGCTGACATTAACCCACTAGAAAAACATGGCCAGATTTAgggcctgctttctcctctgtaaaatgagggcaCTCGACAAGATCATCTCCAAGATCCTTCCACCTTGAAAATTCCCTAATATCACGGTGACTACTATTTCAaggatcaggaaaaaaataaaaacttttctccCACCCTCGGTCCTAATTGTTTTATACAAGCATCCACCACTTGGCCCCTCTGTCCCTAACCAATTACCACTTTTTAAAGACATGGTCTGGATCTCTCCTCCCAAAAAAcgacctcattttattttattttatttttttttttaattaatttttttttttttaattttttttaacgtttatttatttttgagacagagacagagcatgaatgggggaggggcagagagagagggagacacagaatctgaaacaggctccaggctctgagcagtcagcacagagcccgacgcggggctcgaacccacggaccgcgagatcatgacctgagccgaagtcggatccttaactgactgagccacccaggcgccccaaaactaccTCATTTTAAGATTTCAAATTCTACTCCATCCAAGGGGAGTTAATGAACAATTCTAAGGCTGAGGGTAGGAGCCACTGCGCCAGCTTAGAAAGCCTTCCCAACCAAGAGTCACACAGCCATGACCAACGGCCCAGCCTTTGCTCCCCAGCCCCCGCACCCGAACCTCATAGTATAGGTCCCCGTGGATGGTCAGTTTGGGCTTGGTCTGCCACTTGAAGAAAGCATCGTGCAGTTTCTGGTAGTCAATGTCAATCTTCCCCATCTTGGGCCGAACCTTCTCTCGCATTTTGGACTTCATGGTCTTCTGTTCTTCCTGCGGAGAGTGGCAGAAGATAGGTCATAAAAGGTATTCACCAAGTTTGACActtccaaagaaataaagaaaaacctcATTTACGTCATTCCACAAGTCACACCAAAATCCTTCCCGTTCAAACCTCTCAAACTTACATAATCCATATTGCGCAAAATCGATGTATCCTATAAAATCATCCTTGGCTACGAACGTcgataaatattcttttaaaccATCTGATCAAGAGACTGACCTCATTAGCTGCCTCCGGAGAGAACTGGGTGACCGCAGTCTAACTGGGAGGCAGTTTTCATCGCGTACTTCTGTACCTCCTGAATTTTTTGCAGTACACACAAGTATTAGCTACTCAAGGtagataatttaatttaatttaaaaacttggatCTAAGAAGTTACATAGCTGCCATGGATCTCTAGCCACAAAATGTATCAGGCTCACATTGGTAACAGAAAACGGTGGACACAGCCAAAGGCAGCCTGCAGGAAAAGGAGCCGCTGTGTGCAGACAGCTCAAAGAGCTGGTAGTACAGGCAGGGGACGAACGAGGAGACAAGACGGACACCTAGCTCGGAACACTGAGGCAAGCTCTGTCTACCCTTCACGAATTGATGTCTTTCCCTCTCATCCTGTGTCATATGCAGTGCTGACTTCTGGAGAACAGATAATTAGACAGTTAAGAAGTAGACGGGTTTGGGGAACAAGATTCCTGATTTTCAAACAGGCTGATATTAAGGATGTGGATCCTGCAGGGCAAATCTGAGCCCTGCCCCGTCCCTTACCTTCTCCTGCAAGGCCTCCCGCATCTCCTGGATGCCTGTGCGTTTGATGAAGTCTGGCAGCTCGAAGGGAGGCTTCTCAATGCCTCGTTTGCCTTGTAGGTACTTGCGCTTAAAACACCAGTGGCGTGGCACAGGCACAGAATTCCTGGTGGCCTTGAGGTGAACCAAGAGCTTGGGGTCCTGTGCGGTGACATCATGCATCTCCACAACGTCAGGCCGAGCCACGAGCTGGAAACCATAGCAACGTGCCGCTAGAAAGCCCCAACCTCTCAAATCtaaaactttctctttctcttcttcaaagGACACATACCTAAGTCACCCAGGCCTCCTTCAAAACCCTCCTCCCTATCCCCCAAAGAAAACCCCTATGGATTTCTAGGAGCTCCTCATGGGGTCTCCCggccaggctccgggctctgctGGATCATCTAGGGTCTCACCTGCTTGAGTTCAGCCACAGTGAAGCGATTCATTCGGCGCAACTTTTTCTTGGACAACTTGGGGGCCTCGGGCTTCTTCTCCTAGAACAAAACCACCACTTCTTTTGAGCAGGACTATTAGGAGCGAATCACACTGCCCAGCTCACCCCAGAGGGATTCTCCTTTCCAAGAGTTCACCATGGTCCCTCACGGGTTGCATCTCAGCCATCTCAAGTCCCTATCTCCCTGACAGTGGAGGGGACCTCACCTGTTCATCATCACTGCTATCGTCGTCACTGTCCTTGTGCTCCTCCTCAAAGCCCTTCTTCTTAGGGGCTGCAGAGTTCTCCAGTTTGTCAAGtttctctggctccttctctttctccttcttcacaTCATCCGTGAGCTGAGGAGACAGACACCACGGAAACCCCAGCTGTGTCTCTCCCTAGTTCTTGAACCCAGCACTGTAAAGATGCCCTCCTTACTGTCtttccccatccctgccccttccccgctcagcTTTGCCCCTTCAGAGTATGCTGCTCCTTGTACCTTGAAAGCTTCAAAAATCCTCTTGAAGAAGATGAAGTTGGGCTCATAAATTTCAGGTTCTTCGGTCACGTACTCAATTTCAACATCAGCTGCCGGGGAGTCAGAGCCACGGGACCGGGTTGATTCTTTCTCTCGGTCCCCAGAGCTCTCAGAGGATGCGCCCCGAACCCGCTggggctttttcttcttctttcggTTCCGACGTTTCCGATTTTTCTGCCAAAATGAGGAAAACCAACTTGGTCAGAGAATCCAAGTACCATGCCTGCTGCCTAATTTCCTCATCCAATTTCCCCAAAGAGCTAAGAAAAGAGGCCTTGAAGTCAGGCTCCAAAGTTCTGCCCCTCTCAAGCTGTGTGCCTTTCAGTAAATTGCTGCacctctcagaacctcagtttttGCAGCTATAAAACAAAAGCATGCACAGTACTCTGCACTCCAAAGATTTACggcaattaaatgaaaaaaaaatccctaaaatgCGTAGGACAGAAAATGGCACAAAATAGCAGCTACTACACATTAGAACTGGTGTTCTAATTTAGTGCCCAAATACTGTCTCCTGACGTTCCTTCCAGACTCAGCTCCATCCCATAcctctttcttggatacagacACTGTGTCCTCCTCAGTCTCTGACGCTGACTGGCCCAGGGACGAGCGAGTGTCcgtttccatttcctcttcctctgtaAGGGAGGAAGGTGGCTATCAGACTCCCCACACTGGTACCCTGCCACTCGCCCGCAGTAACTCCTCTTTACCGAGAGCCAGTTTCTCTCTCAAACCCTCCTTGGGGAAGGGATGGAAGGATGCAGACTCGGCCGCAGCCTCTCTGTCCCTGCAGTCCGTGGGACACAACACACTCACCCTGCTGAGAGTTCATCTCTTCCTGGCGGCTCTCCTTCAGCTGCAGGATCTTTTCCAAAGCCTGGGGGATCTTGGGTCCCACAGAGGGGTCATCCATCTGCAACAGACAACCCAGGCAGAGGGGATGATCCCAGGATTTCTGCCTCTTGTACCAGAAAGGCTGCCAGCCAGGGGACGTCAACAGCAGACAGCAACACTGACTGCGTCAAATCATCCTTCAGCGCCCCTCAGAGTGAACCTCTGCCCCAGAAATGTCTCCCAGGCCCTATTTCCTCCCATATCTTGATATGCTTTAACGAAGCATGGCTTCCTCcttcaccctcccacccccagaagtCCTCCCATCTCCCAGAATTCTCCTAAACCACCCTCTCCTGTCCCTAGAAAGAAATCACCAATCTCACCTCTCTATTCTCATCtccagggggtggtgggggacCACGAGGCCGGGGAACTGGGGCCCCCATGGGCAAAACAGTGGGAGTGGGGCCCACCGGAGCAGCAActgtgagaagaaagaaatgcaaggtcaaaagagacaaaacacccattttaaaaattaccttcttTGGGGCCACCCGAgcagttcagttggttaagcacccaacttttgattcggctcaggtcatgatctcatggttcatgagttcgggccccacatcgcgctctgcgctgacagcacagagcctgcttaggattctctctgcccctctcccactcattcaagtgtgagctctctctctctcaaaaataaacattaaaaaaattatcttctttgCTAAAGGTGTGATAGCCACCCTTAGGGGGAGGGGCTGACAGGGAGTCAGTGAGAGCTTTTGGGGTGCTAGTAATATTTTGGTTCTTGGTCCAGGTGCTGGTTGCATGAGCGGTCAGTTTTAAACAATTCATTGGACTGTACACTTACAATATATGCACTTTACGGGGTATGTACTTACGTGCAAGAGTTTTCGATCgtgttcctttcccttcccttccatttccaAGGTCTTACCTCGAGGACCCAGAGGAGTGCGAACACCAATCTGACCCATGTCTTGTGGGGGCCGAGGGACTGGGGTGCCCATCTTTGCAATCTCCTGCTGCCGTTCTTGCTCCAGGAGCACAGCTGCCTGCCAGAGACATGGGAGTGAAGACACAGCTTGGAAATCCATCGAACAGACAGCCTCTGGCAAGTGGATTCTTTAAGTCAAGTAACAGGCCCATGGAGAACAATCAGGTACGGCTGAGTTTGGACATCCTCACCACCTGCACCTTTCTAGACTACTGATCCACACGGAGGAGGCCTCCCCTCCCGTCAGAAAAGGAAACCcctggaaataaaaaaacaaaaacaaacaaacaaacaaaaaagcccagGAAACTCCTGGTTCCTAAAAGAGAACTTAACACTTAGCTTAACACTTAACACTTCTCCTAAGAGAACTTAGATAGCTACACACTATCTTCTATTTTCTAACAAtggttttttcccccaagaagttattctttataattttgagaAGGAAAGTGAAAGAG includes these proteins:
- the SF3B2 gene encoding splicing factor 3B subunit 2 isoform X2, which translates into the protein MAAEHPEPPKGELQLPPPPPPGHYGAWAAQELQAKLAEIGAPIQGSREELVERLQTYTRQTGIVLNRPVLRGEDGDKAAPPPMSAQLSGIPMPPPPMGLPPLQPPPPPPPPPPGLGLGFPMAVGPRPPNLGPPPPLRVGEPVALSEEERLKLAQQQAALLMQQEERAKQQGDHSLKEHELLEQQKRAAVLLEQERQQEIAKMGTPVPRPPQDMGQIGVRTPLGPRVAAPVGPTPTVLPMGAPVPRPRGPPPPPGDENREMDDPSVGPKIPQALEKILQLKESRQEEMNSQQEEEEMETDTRSSLGQSASETEEDTVSVSKKEKNRKRRNRKKKKKPQRVRGASSESSGDREKESTRSRGSDSPAADVEIEYVTEEPEIYEPNFIFFKRIFEAFKLTDDVKKEKEKEPEKLDKLENSAAPKKKGFEEEHKDSDDDSSDDEQEKKPEAPKLSKKKLRRMNRFTVAELKQLVARPDVVEMHDVTAQDPKLLVHLKATRNSVPVPRHWCFKRKYLQGKRGIEKPPFELPDFIKRTGIQEMREALQEKEEQKTMKSKMREKVRPKMGKIDIDYQKLHDAFFKWQTKPKLTIHGDLYYEGKEFETRLKEKKPGDLSDELRISLGMPVGPNAHKVPPPWLIAMQRYGPPPSYPNLKIPGLNSPIPESCSFGYHAGGWGKPPVDETGKPLYGDVFGTNAAEFQTKTEEEEIDRTPWGELEPSDEESSEEEEEEESDEDKPDETGFITPADSGLITPGGFSSVPAGMETPELIELRKKKIEEAMDGSETPQLFTVLPEKRTATVGGAMMGSTHIYDMSTVMSRKGPAPELQGVEVALAPEELELDPMAMTQKYEEHVREQQAQVEKEDFSDMVAEHAAKQKQKKRKAQPQDSRGGSKKYKEFKF
- the SF3B2 gene encoding splicing factor 3B subunit 2 isoform X3, translated to MAAEHPEPPKGELQLPPPPPPGHYGAWAAQELQAKLAEIGAPIQAGSREELVERLQTYTRQTGIVLNRPVLRGEDGDKAAPPPMSAQLSGIPMPPPPMGLPPLQPPPPPPPPPPGLGLGFPMAVGPRPPNLGPPPPLRVGEPVALSEEERLKLAQQQAALLMQQEERAKQGDHSLKEHELLEQQKRAAVLLEQERQQEIAKMGTPVPRPPQDMGQIGVRTPLGPRVAAPVGPTPTVLPMGAPVPRPRGPPPPPGDENREMDDPSVGPKIPQALEKILQLKESRQEEMNSQQEEEEMETDTRSSLGQSASETEEDTVSVSKKEKNRKRRNRKKKKKPQRVRGASSESSGDREKESTRSRGSDSPAADVEIEYVTEEPEIYEPNFIFFKRIFEAFKLTDDVKKEKEKEPEKLDKLENSAAPKKKGFEEEHKDSDDDSSDDEQEKKPEAPKLSKKKLRRMNRFTVAELKQLVARPDVVEMHDVTAQDPKLLVHLKATRNSVPVPRHWCFKRKYLQGKRGIEKPPFELPDFIKRTGIQEMREALQEKEEQKTMKSKMREKVRPKMGKIDIDYQKLHDAFFKWQTKPKLTIHGDLYYEGKEFETRLKEKKPGDLSDELRISLGMPVGPNAHKVPPPWLIAMQRYGPPPSYPNLKIPGLNSPIPESCSFGYHAGGWGKPPVDETGKPLYGDVFGTNAAEFQTKTEEEEIDRTPWGELEPSDEESSEEEEEEESDEDKPDETGFITPADSGLITPGGFSSVPAGMETPELIELRKKKIEEAMDGSETPQLFTVLPEKRTATVGGAMMGSTHIYDMSTVMSRKGPAPELQGVEVALAPEELELDPMAMTQKYEEHVREQQAQVEKEDFSDMVAEHAAKQKQKKRKAQPQDSRGGSKKYKEFKF
- the SF3B2 gene encoding splicing factor 3B subunit 2 isoform X1, producing the protein MAAEHPEPPKGELQLPPPPPPGHYGAWAAQELQAKLAEIGAPIQAGSREELVERLQTYTRQTGIVLNRPVLRGEDGDKAAPPPMSAQLSGIPMPPPPMGLPPLQPPPPPPPPPPGLGLGFPMAVGPRPPNLGPPPPLRVGEPVALSEEERLKLAQQQAALLMQQEERAKQQGDHSLKEHELLEQQKRAAVLLEQERQQEIAKMGTPVPRPPQDMGQIGVRTPLGPRVAAPVGPTPTVLPMGAPVPRPRGPPPPPGDENREMDDPSVGPKIPQALEKILQLKESRQEEMNSQQEEEEMETDTRSSLGQSASETEEDTVSVSKKEKNRKRRNRKKKKKPQRVRGASSESSGDREKESTRSRGSDSPAADVEIEYVTEEPEIYEPNFIFFKRIFEAFKLTDDVKKEKEKEPEKLDKLENSAAPKKKGFEEEHKDSDDDSSDDEQEKKPEAPKLSKKKLRRMNRFTVAELKQLVARPDVVEMHDVTAQDPKLLVHLKATRNSVPVPRHWCFKRKYLQGKRGIEKPPFELPDFIKRTGIQEMREALQEKEEQKTMKSKMREKVRPKMGKIDIDYQKLHDAFFKWQTKPKLTIHGDLYYEGKEFETRLKEKKPGDLSDELRISLGMPVGPNAHKVPPPWLIAMQRYGPPPSYPNLKIPGLNSPIPESCSFGYHAGGWGKPPVDETGKPLYGDVFGTNAAEFQTKTEEEEIDRTPWGELEPSDEESSEEEEEEESDEDKPDETGFITPADSGLITPGGFSSVPAGMETPELIELRKKKIEEAMDGSETPQLFTVLPEKRTATVGGAMMGSTHIYDMSTVMSRKGPAPELQGVEVALAPEELELDPMAMTQKYEEHVREQQAQVEKEDFSDMVAEHAAKQKQKKRKAQPQDSRGGSKKYKEFKF